In Pecten maximus chromosome 10, xPecMax1.1, whole genome shotgun sequence, one genomic interval encodes:
- the LOC117336384 gene encoding myoneurin-like: MEIEPFSFIRSPAKGDLETFSCIRNQSDLEKFSYIRSPPETFSIPCVPVRSEPSPSRPPQSSQRFSTPNMVVDLQSQNPCVVTADPSVQSSPHDYKLLPQEVSPRTASHDYKLLQQDISPRSASHDYNKPLLTDVSPRSNDSYKPCPQDISPRSNLSECNKRQQQQEQFSPKGGSLEYEHNRNLSLRTSSHDYRLLPPEGMMTPSPDNPPSIDHSDIPQNEVLSLKGMNTPKNSPPQLSPKQLDLDHGRFDCGPKQMDYDNMDQNSGSDQSPCQTPEKHRSRRKQTIEDIVRRMKGSENGYYSDSEEEEEDDGEDTLNGSISMDMHNGDPKLGDSMCGMRCGQDEVDGAPMQISGLKASDKDRQPCINNGSAGSGTMGNGLDGMSYKNGSISLDTENIQPDHMRQMENGKDNKDGCENKDMSPERQQINAIMDKVAEITGGNKSQDFNTPKQNGNWFHGAFNSLPLFPFPPSPLEHHLNPNFLPMFDGKFPSSQEVEKDYLKCQFCERTFRRQKNLENHIENTHHGKTTARRKSSDSNDMYFKCTHCPYTTKHQSNLYVHLRIHTGERPYICGACGVQYSQSHSLKSHIINKHDGIMSYYIKEKRNRSPRGMGYLTQVIPDMYKISPQQSMMPHNVHSNHGNQQQSLLMPQHNIPMPPHPHVMTSMHPQVMTSPNHQGQGQPMTSPMQKMMMSPQQQQQQQQQQQQQQQQQMGSHLQQENRPTHIGGERNQQSHPHNMQQKSSPNYYANGFPSPNFQNNFPPQFKVHQQVAPVVEEQPLPLVTNTTTKSQMPLQEIRNNQMEESGMNNHGAIDLSKKGMPSHTLRDNGHLEALKALEMSGLGERPEKDHKCTEKGTGECANCVHESKLRTLRLNVVRMLSILVPNLNFEEKGISADGDSVDELLHDVIESNMQEEEMSE, encoded by the exons ATGGAAATTGAGCCATTCTCCTTCATCAGAAGTCCTGCAAAAGGTGATTTAGAGACATTTTCGTGCATCAGAAACCAAAGTGATTTGGAGAAGTTTTCCTACATACGAAGCCCTCCAGAAACGTTTTCGATACCTTGTGTGCCTGTGAGATCCGAGCCCAGCCCCTCTCGTCCACCGCAATCTAGTCAGAGATTTTCCACCCCCAATATGGTGGTGGATCTTCAGTCTCAGAACCCCTGTGTGGTTACTGCAGATCCATCTGTGCAGTCGTCGCCACATGACTACAAGCTTCTTCCCCAGGAAGTGTCTCCGCGAACTGCATCGCATGACTACAAACTTCTGCAGCAAGACATATCACCCCGTTCTGCGTCACATGACTACAACAAACCATTGTTGACTGACGTTTCCCCAAGGTCAAATGACTCCTACAAACCATGTCCCCAGGACATTTCCCCAAGGTCAAATTTGAGTGAATGTAACAAACGCCAGCAGCAGCAAGAACAGTTCTCCCCAAAGGGAGGCTCCCTTGAGTATGAACACAATCGTAACCTATCCCTACGCACTTCTTCTCATGACTACCGTCTTTTGCCACCAGAGGGCATGATGACACCAAGTCCTGATAACCCACCCTCCATTGACCACTCTGACATCCCTCAAAATGAAGTATTATCTTTAAAAGGCATGAACACTCCTAAAAATAGCCCCCCACAGCTGTCTCCGAAACAGCTTGACTTGGACCATGGGCGGTTTGATTGTGGTCCAAAACAAATGGATTATGATAATATGGATCAAAACAGCGGATCAGACCAATCTCCGTGTCAGACTCCAGAGAAGCATCGGTCCCGGCGTAAGCAAACTATTGAAGACATTGTGCGCCGAATGAAAGGATCAGAAAACGGTTACTATAGTGACAGTGAAGAAGAGGAGGAAGATGATGGGGAGGACACTCTGAATGGATCTATTTCCATGGATATGCACAATGGTGACCCAAAACTGGGTGATAGTATGTGCGGTATGAGGTGTGGGCAGGATGAAGTGGATGGGGCTCCTATGCAGATATCAGGCCTTAAGGCTAGCGACAAAGACAGGCAACCTTGTATTAACAATGGGTCCGCAGGCAGTGGAACCATGGGAAACGGTCTGGATGGAATGTCCTATAAAAACGGCAGCATTTCCTTAGATACAGAGAACATCCAACCAGACCATATGCGACAAATGGAAAATGGCAAGGACAACAAAGATGGTTgtgaaaataaagatatgtcaCCTGAACGACAACAGATCAATGCTATCATGGACAAAGTAGCTGAGATCACAGGAGGGAACAAATCGCAAGACTTCAACACTCCCAAACAGAACGGAAACTGGTTTCACGGAGCATTCAATAGCCTTCCTTTGTTTCCCTTTCCTCCTAGTCCCTTGGAACATCATCTCAATCCAAACTTTCTTCCGATGTTTGACGGCAAATTTCCTTCGTCACAAGAGGTTGAGAAAGATTATCTCAAATGTCAATTTTGTGAAAGGACATTCCGACGCCAAAAGAACTTAGAAAACCATATCGAGAACACTCACCACGGGAAGACCACAGCAAGAAGAAAATCATCAGATAGCAATGACATGTATTTCAAATGTACACATTGCCCCTATACCACCAAGCATCAGAGTAACCTGTACGTCCATCTTCGCATACATACTG GAGAGAGACCGTATATCTGTGGAGCCTGTGGGGTCCAGTACAGCCAGAGTCACAGTCTAAAGAGTCACATCATCAACAAACATGATGGAATCATGTCGTATTACATCAAGGAGAAGCGTAACCGTTCCCCACGAGGTATGGGCTACTTGACCCAGGTCATACCCGACATGTACAAGATCTCCCCACAGCAATCCATGATGCCACACAATGTTCACagtaaccatggaaaccaacAACAGTCACTCCTGATGCCACAACACAACATTCCAATGCCACCACATCCACATGTCATGACTTCAATGCATCCACAAGTCATGACCTCGCCCAACcaccaaggtcaaggtcagccaATGACTTCTCCCATGCAGAAGATGATGATGTCTCCACAACAGCAAcagcaacagcagcagcagcaacaacaacaacagcaacaacaaatgGGAAGCCACCTCCAACAGGAGAATCGTCCCACCCACATAGGAGGGGAGCGTAATCAGCAGTCCCATCCTCACAATATGCAGCAGAAATCTAGTCCCAACTACTATGCCAATGGGTTTCCATCACCTAACTTTCAGAACAACTTTCCACCACAGTTCAAGGTGCACCAGCAAGTGGCACCGGTGGTGGAGGAACAGCCACTGCCACTGGTTACGAACACTACCACCAAGTCTCAGATGCCACTACAGGAAATTCGCAACAACCAGATGGAGGAGAGCGGCATGAACAACCATGGTGCTATTGATCTCAGCAAGAAGGGCATGCCAAGTCACACTCTCCGTGACAATGGTCATCTTGAGGCTCTCAAGGCTCTGGAGATGTCAGGACTGGGGGAACGCCCAGAAAAAGATCATAAGTGCACAGAGAAGGGCACCGGAGAATGTGCTAATTGTGTTCATGAGTCTAAACTCCGTACACTAAGACTAAATGTGGTCCGTATGCTCAGTATTCTGGTCCCAAATCTGAATTTCGAGGAGAAGGGAATCAGCGCTGATGGTGACTCGGTGGATGAACTCCTACATGATGTCA
- the LOC117336665 gene encoding leucine-rich repeat extensin-like protein 5, with translation MPLCLQPEDIILHLSCIITLSFIPSHPVISSPPLRYYNSPSSPSRYYNSPSSPSCYYNSPSSPSCYYNSPSSPPCYYNTPSSPSRYYNSSSSPPCYYNSPSSPPRYYNSPSSPSRYYNSPSSPSCYYNSPSSPSRYYNSSSSPSCYYNSPSSPSRYYNSSSSPPCYYNSPSSPPCYYNSPSSPSRYYNSPSSPSCYYNSPSSPSRYYNSSSSPPCYYNSPSSPPCYYNTPSSSSRYYNSPSSPSCYYNSPSSPSCYYNSPSSPSCYYNSPSSPSCYYNSLSSPPCYYNSPSSPPCYYNTPSSPPCYYNSPSSPSCYYNSPSSPSHNSLSSPSCYYNSPSSPSCYYNSPSSPSCYYNSPSSPPCYYNTPSSPPCYYNTPSSPSCYYNSPSSPPCYYNTLSSPPCYYNTPSSPSCYYNSPSSPPCYYNTPSSPSCYYNTPSSPPCYYNTPSSPPCTLRAYQVPILELSPQPNCLALSDSPSIPQVLIQALASHSSHLPPSGTLPNSKLLTGSERNHIQIA, from the exons ATGCCATTGTGCTTACAGCCGGAGG atataattctCCATCTTTCCTGTATAATTACCCTCTCCTTCATCCCATCACATCCCGTCATCTCATCCCCACCATTACGTTACTATAACTCCCCTTCCTCACCATCACGTTACTATAACTCCCCGTCCTCACCATCATGTTACTATAACTCCCCGTCCTCACCATCATGTTACTATAACTCCCCGTCCTCACCACCATGTTACTATAACACCCCGTCCTCACCATCACGTTACTATAACTCCTCGTCCTCACCACCATGTTACTATAACTCCCCGTCCTCACCACCACGTTACTATAACTCCCCTTCCTCACCATCACGTTACTATAACTCCCCGTCCTCACCATCATGTTACTATAACTCCCCTTCCTCACCATCACGTTACTATAACTCCTCGTCCTCACCATCATGTTACTATAACTCCCCGTCCTCACCATCACGTTACTATAACTCCTCGTCCTCACCACCATGTTACTATAACTCCCCGTCCTCACCACCATGTTACTATAACTCCCCGTCCTCACCATCACGTTACTATAACTCCCCGTCCTCACCATCATGTTACTATAACTCCCCGTCCTCACCATCACGTTACTATAACTCCTCGTCCTCACCACCATGTTACTATAACTCCCCGTCCTCACCACCATGTTACTATAACACCCCGTCCTCATCATCACGTTACTATAACTCCCCGTCCTCACCATCATGTTACTATAACTCCCCGTCCTCACCATCATGTTACTATAACTCCCCGTCCTCACCATCATGTTACTATAACTCCCCGTCCTCACCATCATGTTACTATAACTCCCTGTCCTCACCACCATGTTACTATAACTCCCCGTCCTCACCACCATGTTACTATAACACCCCGTCCTCACCACCATGTTACTATAACTCCCCGTCCTCACCATCATGTTACTATAACTCCCCGTCCTCACCATCAC ATAACTCCCTGTCCTCACCATCATGTTACTATAACTCCCCGTCCTCACCATCATGTTACTATAACTCCCCGTCCTCACCATCATGTTACTATAACTCCCCGTCCTCACCACCATGTTACTATAACACCCCGTCCTCACCACCATGTTACTATAACACCCCGTCCTCACCATCATGTTACTATAACTCCCCGTCCTCACCACCATGTTACTATAACACCCTGTCCTCACCACCATGTTACTATAACACCCCGTCCTCACCATCATGTTACTATAACTCCCCGTCCTCACCACCATGTTACTATAACACCCCGTCCTCACCATCATGTTACTATAACACCCCGTCCTCACCACCATGTTACTATAACACCCCGTCCTCACCACCAT GCACTCTAAGAGCATACCAAGTCCCCATCCTGGAACTGTCACCACAACCGAATTGTCTAGCACTATCAGATAGTCCCTCCATCCCCCAAGTCCTCATCCAGGCTCTGGCATCACACTCTAGTCACCTTCCACCCTCAGGTACTTTACCTAACTCAAAACTTCTCACTGGATCGGAGAGGAATCACATTCAAATTGCCTAA